The proteins below come from a single Cannabis sativa cultivar Pink pepper isolate KNU-18-1 chromosome 3, ASM2916894v1, whole genome shotgun sequence genomic window:
- the LOC133035889 gene encoding uncharacterized protein LOC133035889 has translation MTSNISESLNAANLAARELPITTLLECLRALVQQWTHTNRTKAHNTFTKLSPTGEDILLKNYTYSLNLEVKATTDYLFEVTRMKELWEVDLEKRTCTCNRFRIDEMPCGHVVAVMREMNMDPYTYCSDYYTKKKLAGNLFRDSLPNRTPK, from the exons ATGACCTCAAACATATCAGAATCACTGAACGCCGCAAATTTGGCAGCAAGGGAGCTACCAATTACAACGCTGCTAGAATGCTTGAGAGCATTGGTGCAACAATGGACGCATACTAATAGGACAAAAGCACACAACACCTTTACTAAGCTATCACCAACTGGAGAAGACATACTGCTGAAAAATTACACATACTCATTGAATCTGGAG gTTAAAGCAACAACAGATTACTTGTTTGAGGTAACAAGAATGAAAGAATTGTGGGAAGTAGATCTAGAAAAAAGAACATGCACGTGCAACAGGTTCCGAATAGATGAAATGCCATGCGGGCACGTTGTGGCCGTGATGAGGGAGATGAACATGGACCCGTACACCTACTGTTCAGAttactacacaaaaaaaaaattggctggCAACTTATTCAGGGACAGTTTACCCAATAGGACACCAAAGTGA
- the LOC115709794 gene encoding uncharacterized protein LOC115709794 — protein MLRQRLVSALRTRGGATTGPSRWTSPGHEERPKGYLFNRPPPPPGQPRKWEDWELPCYVTSFLTIVILGVGLNAKPDLTIETWAHQKALERLEMEQVGLGASGSSESD, from the coding sequence ATGCTCCGGCAACGCTTGGTCTCCGCCCTCCGAACCCGAGGCGGCGCCACAACCGGTCCTAGCCGCTGGACCAGTCCTGGCCACGAAGAGCGACCCAAGGGATACCTTTTCAATCGGCCTCCACCACCACCGGGTCAGCCTCGTAAATGGGAGGACTGGGAATTGCCCTGCTACGTCACCAGCTTCCTCACCATTGTTATTCTCGGAGTAGGTCTCAATGCCAAGCCTGATCTTACAATCGAGACTTGGGCTCACCAGAAAGCCCTCGAACGCCTTGAGATGGAGCAGGTGGGTCTTGGCGCTTCTGGGTCTTCTGAATCAGACTGA
- the LOC133035890 gene encoding uncharacterized protein LOC133035890 — MERLPVLIKSNGQWNEDHNYVNYVASGEFIPTKCNYEELLQILLTSLGCENTCTTLQIQYQAKEGIPPIKIFNDQSLYFYLELKIKETDFTTYPLCVNQQNNNTTPAATPNLISTTTPYEDNVAMIENNTTTLENNITTTESYTTGQQTEEGEQSETIEDENDKFDIIDYANLVAEEMVEKLENTSKKLDPKIDINNAKLITDKHYPEVEKGQAYKDKETLKNVLSYYAIKNNFQYKVWKSCSQEYSLKCVYESYNWSLRASRNGPTNTFIIRRFLKIHTCPINIRHEDQRQATSKLIGESIKPKFLNIKTKATPMDIKGELKYRYGIKMNYMKAWRSKEHAVNDLRGNASDSYSLIPSFLHMVEKTNPGSFVDLKTTEDNSLLFVFMALDASIKGWGACRPIVVVDGTFHKAAYGGTLLCACTQDAAGHIFPLAFCVADSENDQSWKWFFKKFKEAYGVREHQCLISDRNESLIKAAREIYPEITHSYCGYHVLSNLKTSFKTTSLPNTICHSLEQSKPTQKSNSSSTWLNWMDWTNA; from the coding sequence ATGGAACGTCTACCAGTACTCATCaagagcaatggacaatggAATGAAGATCACAATTATGTGAACTATGTGGCTAGTGGAGAATTCATACCAACAAAATGCAACTACGAAGAGCTACTGCAAATACTGCTTACTTCATTGGGGTGCGAAAACACCTGCACAACACTACAAATACAGTACCAAGCTAAAGAAGGAATACCGCCGATAAAAATATTCAACGATCAAAGCCTCTACTTTTACTTGgaattgaaaatcaaagaaacagATTTCACCACATATCCACTATGCGTCAACCAGCAAAACAACAACACAACACCTGCTGCAACACCAAATTTGATATCCACAACAACACCGTATGAAGATAATGTGGCAATGAtcgaaaacaacacaacaacgcttgaaaacaacataacaacAACAGAATCATACACAACGGGACAGcaaacagaagaaggggaacagTCAGAAACAATAGAAGATGAGAACGACAAATTCGACATAATTGACTATGCAAATCTGGTTGCTGAAGAAATGGTAGAAAAACttgaaaacaccagtaaaaaacTGGATCCAAAAATCGACATCAACAATGCGAAGTTAATAACAGACAAGCATTACCCCGAAGTGGAAAAAGGACAGGCATACAAAGACAAGGAAACTCTAAAGAATGTCCTCAGCTACTACGCAATCAAAAACAACTTTCAGTACAAAGTGTGGAAGTCTTGCTCTCAAGAGTACAGTCTGAAATGTGTTTACGAAAGCTACAATTGGTCTCTACGAGCATCGAGAAATGGCCCAACAAACACATTCATAATCAGGAGGTTCTTAAAGATCCACACATGCCCCATAAATATTAGGCATGAAGACCAAAGGCAAGCAACATCGAAACTGATCGGGGAAAGCATAAAACCGAAGTTCTTGAACATAAAGACAAAGGCAACACCGATGGACATAAAAGGGGAGTTGAAATACAGGTATGGCATCAAAATGAACTATATGAAAGCTTGGAGAAGTAAGGAACATGCAGTAAATGACTTGAGAGGTAATGCTAGTGACTCGTACAGCCTAATACCGAGTTTCTTACACATGGTGGAAAAAACAAACCCGGGATCATTTGTCGATCTGAAAACAACAGAAGACAACAGCTTGCTCTTTGTTTTCATGGCGTTGGATGCATCCATAAAAGGGTGGGGAGCATGCAGACCGATAGTTGTTGTGGACGGAACGTTCCACAAAGCAGCTTATGGGGGAACTTTGTTGTGCGCATGCACACAAGATGCAGCAGGTCATATTTTTCCACTAGCGTTTTGTGTTGCAGATTCTGAGAATGACCAATCTTGGAAATGgttcttcaaaaaatttaaagaagcgTATGGGGTCCGGGAACACCAATGCCTAATTTCAGACAGGAATGAAAGCCTCATCAAAGCAGCAAGAGAAATCTATCCAGAAATTACACACAGTTACTGCGGTTACCACGTTTTGAGCAACCTTAAAACAAGCTTCAAAACGACATCTTTGCCAAATACAATCTGCCATTCTTTGGAGCAGTCAAAGCCTACACAGAAAAGCAATTCGAGTTCCACATGGCTGAATTGGATGGATTGGACAAACGCATAA
- the LOC115709793 gene encoding uncharacterized protein LOC115709793, translating to MGATGLNVDSNIELEDDPIPVEETPLVDKRKSKKPIALTSPFLEYDSSISSSKDGSGYGVVKYVAGLCPLDDKIGEDVEHKDENDFDLWLGEGRRSKKDPHDKDKVYLKGKDKIVPPFRFGVEDVATKMWFHKLAYPGQCLTNSHLDIIFYYLRKKGKYAKEPKVKFTTTDCLFFKTIHALYEKFIAQKKNLSLITAQHAIADYIRGRKMLCGSPWHLCDHVLFIIHMETESHWILGRLNIEERRMYMYNSLSTAMKDSAAIKACQPFAVLLPHFFALFDEFKKENKPVCLDPFEVVKVDGLPQQTSNDCGCFVASFAEYFIDMKPISPIFDVKKHRDRLAVLFYKYARMKELDFIDSEDEAPPKGPKKNLS from the exons atggGTGCAACAGGTCTCAATGTTGACTCTAACATTGAACTTGAAGATGACCCAATTCCCGTTGAAGAAACTCCTCTTGTTGACAAGAGGAAATCTAAGAAACCCATAGCGCTGACGTCTCCGTTTTTGGAGTATGACTCTTCCATTTCTAGTTCTAAAGATGGTTCTGGTTATGGAGTTGTTAAGTATGTGGCTGGGTTGTGTCCTCTCGATGATAAGATTGGTGAAGATGTAGAACATAAAGACGAGAATGATTTTGACTTGTGGCTTGGTGAAGGACGCCGATCGAAGAAAGAtcc GCATGACAAGGACAAGGTTTACTTGAAGGGTAAGGATAAGATTGTTCCCCCTTTTCGTTTTGGCGTGGAAGATGTTGCAACCAAGATGTGGTTCCACAAGCTTGCATATCCTGGCCAATGTTTAACTAATTCt caTCTGGACATCATTTTTTACTATCTACGTAAAAAAGGAAAGTATGCAAAGGAGCCAAAGGTTAAGTTCACAACCACCGATTGCTTATTCTTCAAAACCATTCatgctttgtatgaaaaatttattgcacagaaaaaaaatctttctttgataacTGCCCAGCATGCCATTGCTGATTATATCAGAGGTAGAAAAATGTTATGTGGTTCCCCTTGGCATTTGTGCGATCATGTTTTGTTTATCATCCATATGGAGACTGAATCACATTGGATTCTTGGTCGATTGAATATTGAGGAAAGGCGTATGTACATGTACAACTCCTTGTCGACTGCTATGAAAGATAGTGCTGCTATCAAAGCTTGTCAGCCATTTGCGGTGTTGTTGCCCCACTTTTTTGCTTTGTTTGATGAGttcaaaaaggaaaacaaaCCGGTTTGTTTAGACCCTTTCGAAGTTGTTAAGGTTGATGGTTTGCCTCAACAAACCTCGAA tgACTGTGGTTGTTTCGTTGCATCGTTCGCCGAATACTTCATTGATATGAAACCGATTTCTCCCATATTTGATGTTAAGAAACACCGTGATAGGCTTGCTGTGTTGTTCTATAAGTATGCTCGCATGAAAGAATTGGATTTTATTGATAGTGAAGATGAGGCTCCTCCAAAGGGTCCAAAGAAGAATTTGTCTTAG
- the LOC133035601 gene encoding uncharacterized protein LOC133035601: protein MRPTAGEFKALKLSSFKFDTDYNSYKSLPVPEEPTVAQSDISVKLDAFSEKFHGLEVKIDSLHTSQQKISSDLVELKEFVSAQFVSFGAQMASMQTQFSTVFADSYAKDKGSDSSNDDDGSGDEADFDLNESEETDDNEEENVMGDEEGEGSEGEQKDGQADEDSDSKEKNDKGSDDESTDSEEKVDK from the exons ATGAGGCCCACGGCtggtgagttcaaagctttgaaactGAGCAGTTTCAAGTTCGACACCGACTACAACTCTTACAAGAGTCTTCCTGTTCCCGAAGAGCCAACTGTTGCTCAGAGTGACATTTCTGTCAAGCTTGATGCTTTTTCTGAGAAATTTCATGGGTTGGAGGTCAAGATCGATTCGTTGCATACTTCCCAACAGAAGATTTCatctgatttggttgagttgaaAGAGTTTGTGTCTGCACAGTTTGTTTCTTTTGGTGCTCAGATGGCTTCAATGCAGACACAGTTTTCTACTGTTTTTGCCGATTCCTATGCCAAg GACAAAGGCAGTGACTCTTCCAATGATGATGATGGAAGTGGTGATGAAGCAGATTTTGATTTAAATGAATCTGAAGAAACTGATGACAATGAAGAAGAGAATGTTATGGGTGATGAAGAAGGTGAGGGTAGTGAAGGTGAACAGAAGGATGGTCAAGCTGATGAAGATTCtgactcaaaagaaaaaaatgataaggGCAGTGATGATGAATCCACTGATAGTGAGGAGAAGGTAGATAAGTAG
- the LOC133035888 gene encoding uncharacterized protein LOC133035888 has product MQVKPANQNLFEVIDEDRTRIVNLKEKTCTCNRFQKDEMPCNHAVAVMKDLNINTYNYCAQYYTSKAWLQTYEETVYPVGNVREWELPEFFEDIIVLPPKERIKSGRPRKRRMAAAWETKKQNKCGKCGQKGHNKKTCRRITA; this is encoded by the coding sequence aTGCAGGTGAAACCAGCAAACCAAAACCTGTTTGAGGTGATAGATGAAGACAGAACAAGAATAGTAAACTTGAAGGAGAAGACGTGCACATGCAATAGATTTCAAAAAGATGAAATGCCATGTAACCATGCAGTCGCCGTCATGAAGGACTTgaacataaacacatacaactaCTGTGCACAATACTACACATCAAAAGCATGGCTGCAAACATATGAAGAAACAGTATACCCAGTTGGAAACGTAAGAGAATGGGAACTTCCAGAATTTTTTGAAGACATCATAGTGTTGCCTCCAAAGGAGAGAATCAAGTCTGGAAGGCCGAGGAAAAGAAGAATGGCAGCAGCTTGGgaaacaaagaaacaaaacaagTGTGGCAAGTGTGGACAAAAGGGACATAACAAAAAGACCTGCAGAAGAATTACAGCATAG